Sequence from the Clostridium saccharobutylicum DSM 13864 genome:
CTGCGTACAATACCGCCAAATATCATATTTCTGAAAAGAAATATAATCTCTTATTATCATGAGCCTTGAATACTCTAAAAATTTAGTATAAATCTTCTTTATATATTTATATTCAAACTTTTTTATACAGCTTTTAAAATATGTAATCACATAAGTAATAACACCTATAAAAAACATTAAAACAAAAAGTATTTGTATAATATTTATTAATTCTGATTTCATAAAGTTACCTCACAAGTTATATATGTGTATATTATACTATATTATGTATCATTTGCAATTATATATAAAATATTATATTAACTTAAATACCTTAAATTAGTTATATATTAGATTTGCAGTTTGAATATCTATAAGAACTTCTAACTTCTAGGTGCATACATAATTATAATAACACCTATTAATGCTACAGCTCCTCCAATCAAATCAAATTTATCAGGTGTTACATTATCAATTTTCCATCCCCATAAAATTGATAATACAATAAATATTCCACCATATGGCGCATACACTTTACCAAAATTCGAATTTGCAGGTTGAAATGTAGGAATTATACCATATAAAATCAATACTATTGCTCCTACAATTCCATATAAAAAACTTTTTCCATCACGTAACCATATCCATATAAGGTATCCGCCTCCGATTTCAAATATTCCTGCTAATATAAAATAAAACATAGATTTTATGATTTCCATATACTTATACTCCTTAATACTCATTTTTTTAACCGCACAATTTTAAAATATTAAAAACAATAGTTAAATAAATATACATAGCTCTATTTTTACTTTCTCCATATGCAAATGTTCTTGCAATACCAATAGCTCCAATTGTATCCAACCTATGCTATAAATTATTTTTAATAACCAATATATTATTATTGTACAATAGTATTTTACCCTTTTGATACTTTACTAAATATTTTGAATATATTTCTTTCATTTTCGAATAATACAATTAAGTAATTTAAATAAAAAATATTAGAATTATCAAAGGTGGTTAATCTAATGAAAAAATATTTCATTATATTTTGCATTACTTTATTTTTATCATCTATTATCACTACAATCACTTCTGTCGCTCAGCCAAAATCCTATAGGCAGGGAATTTATACAGAAAAGAGTTTAGATTTGCATCCAGATACTTCTCATACTATACAAAACAATTCTCCAAGCGAATATGCCTTTGTAATACTTTTAGATTCAAACCAAATTATTCAACAAC
This genomic interval carries:
- a CDS encoding YnfA family protein — encoded protein: MEIIKSMFYFILAGIFEIGGGYLIWIWLRDGKSFLYGIVGAIVLILYGIIPTFQPANSNFGKVYAPYGGIFIVLSILWGWKIDNVTPDKFDLIGGAVALIGVIIIMYAPRS